One Actinomycetospora corticicola genomic window, CCACCCGGTCCCACTCCGCGGCCTCGACGCCGACGCGGCGCAGCCGGGTGCGGAGCACGTCGTTCACCGGCTGCCCCATCATCGTGATCATCAGGTTGCCGGTCGCCATGAGCACGGTGGTGTGGAAGTCCAGGTGGCCGACGAAGCCGCTCGGGTCCCGTCGGTCGCGCGGGGCGCCGGCCGCGGTGCGGATGGCCTCCACGGTGTCGGCGTCCGCCCGCTGCGCGGCCAGCCGCGCGGCGGAGGGTTCGAGCAGGAGGCGGGCCTCCAGCAGGTCGTGCAGCCGTAGCTGCGGGGTCATGACGAGGACGCCGAGCGCCCCGCCGACGTCCTCCACGACCTGCGCCGGGTCGGGCGCCGCGACGAACGAACCCCCCTGCACGCCCCGGGTGGTCTCGATGAGGTGCTGGCTCGCGAGGACCCGCAGCGCCTCGCGCACGGTGCTGCGGCTGACCCCGAAGGCCCGACCGAGGTCGGCCTCGTTCGGCAGGCGCTGGCCGGCGTCCAGGGAGCCGCCGACGATCTGGGCCCGGAGCTCGTCCGCGACCTGGCGGTACGCGGGCCGGACCCGCTGCACCCGGAGCCGGGCGGGAGCCGCCGGGCCCGAGGTCCCGCCGTCGGCCGCGGCGGCCGCGCGGGGGCTCGAGGAGGGGCGCGTCGGTGGCACGGCGGTCACCCTACGCGGCGTCCGACCCGGTGGCTGCGGCTCGATGCGTGAAACGTCCGACCGTCCGCCCCGTCGTCGGATGCCCTTGTGCCCGATACATCGGACATTTACGGTCGCTGTGACCCGGACAACAGCCTACGGCCGCGCGGCGCCATCTCCACCACCCGCTGCCACCGCCTCCGCTGCCGGGTCGGGACGGGCCGCCGTCGGGGAGGCCCGCGGAGAGGGGAGTGCCGATGACCGCCACCGACCCGCCGGACATCCGATCGACCGGTCCCCGGACCGGCCCGGGGTCGGACCTCGCGGCCCGCATCGACCGCCTGCCCGTGGTGACGCGGACCCACCGGAGGTGGGTGGTGGTCCTGGGCGCGCTGTTCGTCTTCGACCTCGTCGACCTGAATGCGTTCGCCTACGCCGCGCCCGCCCTGCGGGCCGAGTGGGGCCTGTCGATCGGCACGGTCGGGCTGGTGACCTCGGCGGGCTTCGTCGGGATGTTCGTCGGCGCGATCGTCGGCGGCCGGCTCTCCGACCGGTTCGGTCGGCGGCCCGTGCTCATCGGCTCGGTCTTCTTCTACTCCACGTTCTCGCTGCTCTCCGCCGCCGCGTGGGACGCGGCGAGCCTCGGGGTGCTGCGCGTGCTCACGGGGTTCGGCCTGCAGGCGATGACCGGCGTGCTCCTGGTCTACGTGAGCGAGATGTTCCCCCGCGCGCTGCGCGGGCGGTACCAGGCGATCCTGCTCGCCGTCGGGCTGGCGGGGGTGCCGATCGCGGCCTGGCTGGCCCGCCTCGTGGTCCCGCTCGGACCGGACACGTGGCGCTGGATCTTCGTGTTCGGCGCCCTCGGGGCGGTGTTCGGGCTCGTCGCGCTCCGTGTGCTGCCCGAGTCCGCGCGGTGGCAGGCGGCGCACGGCCGCACCACCCCGGCGACGGCGGCGCTCATCGCGCGGATGGAGGACGAGGCGCGCGCCGCGACCGGCCGGGAGCTGCCGACGCCGACGGCCGTGCCCCCGGTGCCCGCGGCGACGGTCGGCGACCTCCTGCGCGGGGCGCGTCGACGGGTCGTGGTCGCCGCCGCGGCCTGCGTCTTCCTCATCCTGAGCTTCTACGGGTTCACCGCCTGGGTGCCGACGCTGCTCGTGGAGCGCGGCTACACCACCGCGCAGTCGCTCACCTTCGCCTCGATCCTCGCGATCGCCGCGGTGCCCGGCGCGCTGCTCGCGTTCCCGGTGATCGACCGGGTCGAGCGCAAGACGCTCGTGTTCGGCCTGCAGTGCGTCGTCGCGGTGCTGCTGCTGGTCTTCGGCCTCGTCACCGACCCGGTCTGGATCGTCGTCAGCGGCTTCGCGGCGTCGATGCTCATGCAGACCGGCGTCGCCGTCCTCTACACCTACATCGCGGAGGTGTTCCCGCTCGAGCTGCGTGGGCTCGGCTCCGGGATCGCGAACGGGTCCGGGCGCCTCGCGGGCGTGGTCGGCGGCGTGCTGGTGGCGGCGATCTACACCGGCGCCGGCACGGTCGCGGTGTACGTCTACCTGGCCGTCGCCGCGCTGCTCATGGGGCTGGTCCTGCTGCTGTTCGGCGAGCGCACCAGCAACCGGACGCTGGAGGACATCAGTGCGGAGGCTCTTGCCCGGCAAACATCAGACCTTTAGCGTCCGAGGGGGCGACGAAAGGAGCTTCGATGACGGTCAAGGACGGCTGGCGCGGGCGGTTCCTCGAGGACTTCGAGGTCGGGGACGTCTACCAGCACCCGCTGGGGCGGACGATCAACGAGACCGACAACACCTGGTTCACCCTCCTGACGATGAACACCAACCAGGCGCACTTCAACGCCCAGGTGGGGGAGTCCTCGGAGTTCGGCCGGATGCTCGTCGCGTCGCCCCTGACGATCGCGATCGCCATGGGGCAGTCGGTGACCGACACCACGCAGAACGCCTTCGCCAACCTCGGCCTCGACGACCTCACGCTGACCGCGCCGGTGTTCGTCGGCGACACCATCTGGTCGGAGTCGATCGTGCTCGGGAAGCGCGAGTCGAAGAGCCGTCCGCACGCGGGCATCGTCACGATCCGCACCCGCACGCTCAACCAGGACGCCGTCGAGGTGCTGAGCTTCAAGCGCACCTTCTACGTCCACCGGCGGGACTCCTCGGGCTCGGCCTCGCTCTTCCCGCAGGCGGCCACCCCGCTCACGCTCGAGGGCACGTCGTGAGGCCGCTCGAGGACGTCCGGATCGTCTCGCTCGAGCAGTACGGGGCGGGTCCGTTCGGGTCGATGCACCTCGCCGACCTCGGCGCCGAGATCATCAAGATCGAGGACCCCGGTTCGGGCGGGGACGTCGGGCGCTACGTGCCGCCCTACGCCGGCGGCGAGGACTCGCTGTTCTTCGAGTCGTTCAACAAGAACAAGTCCTCGATGCTGCTCGACATCCGCACCGACGCCGGGCGCGAGGTCTTCCACGACCTCGTGAGCTCGGCCGACGCCGTGTACTCGAACCTGCGCGGCGACGTCCCGGCCAAGCTCGGGATCCGCTACGAGGACCTCAAGCACGTCAACCCGCGCATCGTCTGCTGCTCGCTCACCGGATTCGGCATGACCGGCCCGCGGGCCGACGAGCCCGGCTACGACTACGTGCTCCAGGCCCTCGCCGGGTGGATGTCGGTGACGGGCGAGCCCGGCGGCGCGCCGCAGAAGACGGGGCTCTCGCTGGTGGACTACAGCGGTGGGTTCGTGGCCGCGATCGGGCTGCTCGCGGGCATCCACGCCGCCCGCCGCGACGGCGTGGGCACCGACTGCGACCTCTCCCTCTACGACACGGCGGTCAGCCTCCTGACCTACCCCGCCACCTGGCACATGACCGAGGGCTTCACCCCGGCCCGCACCCACCACTCCGCCCACCCGTCGCTCGTGCCGTTCCAGGCGTTCGAGGCCGCCGACGGCTGGCTCGTCGTCGGGTGCGCGAAGGAGAAGTTCTGGGTGCGGCTCACCGAGGTGATGGGCCGCCCGGAGCTGGCGGGAGACCCGCGCTTCGCCACGTTCGCCGACCGCGACCGGCACCGCGACGTCCTCGTCCCGCTGCTCGAGGACGCCTTCCGCGAGCGCACCGTGGCCGAGTGGCTCGCCCCGCTGCACGCCGCGCGCATCCCGTCCGCGCCCATCCAGGAGGTCGCGGGCGCGCTGGACGACCCGCACACCCTGGCCCGCGCGCTCGTCGTCGAGACCGAGCACCCGCGGTTCGGGACCGTCCGCTCCCTGCGCTCGCCGGTGCGCGTCGGGCCGCCCGGAGCCGACGTCGTGCCGGCCCGTGGCGCACCCCCGATGGGCCGGGACACCGACGCCGTGCTCGCCGGGCTCGGGTACGACGACGAGCGCATCGCCGCGCTCCGCGCCGCCGCCGCGTTCGGCCCGCCGCCCGACCCGGCGACCGCCGCGAAGCCCCTCGCCGAGGCGGCCACCGCGCACCCCGTTCCCGAGGCGCCGTCGGCGCCCACCCGCTGAGGAGACACCGTGGACTTCACCCTGTCCGACGAGCAGCGGCTCTACCGCGAGACGCTGCGCGACTTCGTCGACCGCGAGATCGTGCCGGTCGCCCGCGACTGGGAGCACTCCGGCCGGTACCCCACCGAGATCGTCGAGAGCATGAGGAAGCTCGGCCTCTTCGGGCTGTCGATCCCCGAGGAGTACGGCGGGATCGCCGCCGACACCGTCTCCTTCGCCCTGACCTTCGAGGAGATCGCCCGCGGGTGGATGGGCATCGCCGGCATCCTCGGCAGCCACTCGGTGTCGAGCTGGATGATCGCCCGCCACGGCACCCCGGAGCAGCGCGACGCCTACCTGCCCGAGCTCGCGACCGGCGAGCGCCGGACCGGCATCGCGCTCACCGAGCCGGGCGCGGGCACGGACCTGCAGGGCATCAGTACCACCGCCCGCCGCGACGGGGACGACTACGTCATCACCGGCACCAAGACCTGGATCACCAACGCCCGCCACGCCGACCCGCTGCCGGTGCTCGTCAAGACCGACCCGAGGGCCCAGCCCGCCCACCAGGGGATGAGCATCCTGCTCGTCCCCGCCGACGCCGAGGGCTTCACGGTCTCCAAGGACATCGGCAAGCTCGGCTACAAGGGCACCGAGTCCTGCGAGGTCGTGCTCGACGAGGTCCGGGTCCCGTCGTCGCAGCTGCTCGGCGGCGTCGAGGGCAAGGGCCTGCAGCAGGCGCTCTCCTCGCTGGAGACCGGGCGGATCAACATCGCCGCCCGCTCCGTCGGCATCGCGCAGCGGGCCTACGACGAGGCCCTCGCCTACGCCCGCGACCGGACGGCGTTCAAGCAGCCCATCGGCGACTTCCAGGCCGTCCAGCTGCGGCTCGCCGAGATCGCCGTGCAGCTGCAGGCCGCGCGGCTGATGACCTACTGGGCGGCCTCGCGGATGGACGACGGCGTGCGGATGGACACCGAGTCCGGCATGGCGAAGGTGTTCGCCTCGGAGACCGCGCTGCAGTGCGCCACCGACGCCATGCGCATCCACGGCGGCTACGGCTACTCGACCGAGTTCGAGATCGAGCGCCTCTACCGCGACGCCCCGCTCATGTCGATCGGCGAGGGCACCAACGACGTCCTGCGCACCGGCATCGCGAAGTCGCTGCTGGCCGGCAAGGCGACGGTGGGATGAGCTTCCCGACGTCGGATGCGCTGCGCGACCAGGCCGCCCGCCTCGGCTTCACCCTCGACGACGACCTCGCCGAGGCGATGCACACGGCGGTCACCGGCGCGGAGCCCGCGATCGCCGCGCTGCGCGACCGGCCCCGTGCCCTCGACCTCGACGCCGACCCGGCCGACGGGGACCGGTGGGTCCGACGCGACCGCACCGCACCCGCCGTCGGGAATCTTCCTGACGACGAGGAGGGCATCGGAGGTCTCCTCGCCGCCTACGCCGCGGGGGAGCGGACCCCGGAGGACGAGGTGGCCCGGTCGCTCGCCGACCTGCGGGCCACGCACGAGGCGTTGAACTGCACGATCCGGTTCCTCGACGACCGCGCCACGGCGGCCGCGGCGGAGTCCGCGCGGCGCTGGCGCGACGGCACGGCCCGTCCTCTCGAGGGCGTGCCGTTCGGGGTCAAGGACGTCATCGACGTCGCGGGCGTCCCGACCACGGCGGGGTCCTGGTGCCACGGCGACACGCCGGCGGCGGCGTCCGCGGAGGTCGTGCGGCGGCTCGAGGCGGCCGGAGCGATCCCGGTGAGCAAGGACGCGACGACCGAGTTCGCTGTCGGGGGCCCGCATCCGCCGCGCTTCGGGCCCACGCGCAACCCGTGGAACCGGGACCGCTGGGCGGGCGGGTCGTCGACCGGTTCCGCGGCGGCGGTCGCGGCCGGCGCCGTGCCGTTCGCGCTCGGGACCGACGTCGGCGGATCGGTGCGGCTGCCGTCGGCCTGGACCGGGCTCACGGGTCTGAAGCCCACCGCGGGCGCGATCTCGCGGGTCGGGGTCGTGCCGCTGTCGTGGACCGCGGAGACGGTCGGGCCGATCGCGCGCAGTGCCGCCGACGTCGCGCGCGTGTTCGACGTGCTGGCAGGCACCGACGACCGTGACCCGCGGTCCTGGCGGCCCGAACCCCCTATCGGCGTGCTCGATCGCTCTGTCGGGAACGCTCCGACCGACGTGCGGGGGCTGCGCATCGCGGTGCCCGGCGGGGCGCTGACCGAGCTGTGCGACGCCGAGGTGCGGGCGGGGGTCGACGCGCTGGTCGCGGAGCTCGTCGACGCGGGCGCGGAGGTGGTGCCGGCCGAGATCCCGGGAGCCGCCGCGGCGCTCGCGATCGGGTACCTCCTCGTGTTCACCGAGGCCGCGACGCTGCACCGGGTCGACCGGGACCGCTGGGGCGACTACGACCCGGTGGTGGTCCGGCGGATCAGCCAGGGCATCACCACCCCCGCGCAGGACTACCTGCGGGCGCAGCAGTTCCGGGTCGAGCTGCAGCGCGAGCTGGACGCGGTGTTCGCGGTGGCGGACCTCGTCGTCGTGCCGACCTGCCCGTCGACCGCGCCGCGCCTCGACGGCACGGTGGTGGTCGACGGCGTCGAGTACCCGCTCTACGCGGCGCAGTCGCGCTCGACGATGCTCGGCAACCTCACCGGGGTCCCGGGGCTCGCCGTGCCCACGGGCGTGGCCGCCGACGGGTGTCCGATCTCGGCCCAGCTGATCGCGCGGCCGCACGCCGAGGCGACCGCGTTGCGGGCCGCGCACGTCTTCCAGTCACGGACCGGTCACCACCGGCGACGACCCGTGGACGTTACACGGAAGACTTCCTCGCGATAAACGTCTGATGTATTTTCGTGGTCCGGCTCACAGCAGGACGCTCCCACGGAAGGTGTGGTCGACATGGACTTCGGGGTCTTCATCCCGATCGGCAACAACGGCTGGCTGATCTCGGAGAACGCTCCGCAGTACAAGCCCTCGTTCGACCTGAACCGCCGCGTGGTGCAGGAGGCCGAGGCGCAGGGCTTCGCGTTCGCGCTCTCGATGATCAAGCTGCGCGGCTTCGGCGGGAAGACCGAGTTCTGGGACCACAACCTCGAGTCGTTCACGCTCATGGCGGGCCTCGCCGCCGTCACCGAGCGGATCAAGCTCTACGCCTCCACCGCGGTCCTCACGCTGCCCCCGGCCCTCGTGGCCCGCATGGCGTCGACGATCGACTCGATCGCCCCCGGCCGCTTCGGCGTCAACATCGTCTCCGGCTGGGCCAAGGGCGAGTACGAGCAGATGGGCCTGTGGCCCGGGGACGACTACTTCGGCTACCGCTACGACTACTCGACCGAGTACGTCAAGGTCCTGCGCGACCTCTGGGAGACCGGCCGCTGCGACCTCGACGGCCAGTACTTCCAGATGAAGGACTGCGTCCTGTCCCCGCGGCCCACCGGCAAGGTCGACATCGTGTGCGCCGGGCAGTCCGACCGCGGCATGCAGTTCTGCGCCGAGTACGGCGACTACAACTTCATCCTCGCGCCCGGCGTCAACGACCCGCAGGTCTACCGCGAGCCCACCGAGCGCCTCGCGAAGGCCGCCTCGGCGAGCGGGCGCGACGTCCGGTCCCTGCCGCTGTTCATGGCGATCATGGCCGAGACCGACGAGGAGGCCCGTGCGAAGTGGGACTCCTACCAGGCCGGTGCGGACCTCGCGGCCCTCGGCTACATGTCCGACGAGGGCAGCAACGACACGACCGCCGACGAGTCCGGGACCGCGCGCACGATCAACCTCCCCGAGGGCGCGGTCAACTTCAACATGGCGACGCTCGTGGGCTCCTACGAGACCGTCGCGCGCCAGATCGACCAGGTCGCGGAGATGCCCGGCGTCGAGGGGATGATGTTCACCTTCGACGACTTCGAGCAGGGCGTCCACGACTTCGGCACCAAGGTCAAGCCGCTCCTGGGGTGACTGCGTCCTGTGAGTACTCATCCGTCTTCTGACACGGATGAGTACTCACAGGCGCGCAGCGCACCTCACCGTCGAAGGAGAGTCAACGATGACGATCGACAGCCCGCCGCGGACCTCGCTCGCCGCCGCCGTCGGGGACTTCGCGGCCGGGCTGCGCCCCGGCGACGTGCCCGACGAGGTCCTCGAGCGCGCCCGGTACCTCGTGCTCGACGCGGTCGGGCTGGCGTTCGCCTCCACCGTCTACGACTTCCCGACGAAGGCCCGCGACGCGCTGGGGCGCTTGGGCGCCGGCGAGCACCCGGTGCTCGGGATGCCCGACCGGCTCGCCCCGCGCGACGCGGCCACCCTCAACGGGGTGCTCGTGCACGGGATGGACTTCGACGACACCCACATCCCCGCCGTCACGCACGTCTCCGCCGCCGCCCTGCCGGCCGCGATCTCGGCCGCGACGACGGCGGGCGCGACCACCCGGGACCTGCTGCTCGCCTACGTCCTCGGCGTCGAGGTGTCGGCCCGGGTGGGGCTCGGCGGTGCGGGCGGGTTCCACGACGTCGGGTTCCACCCCACCGCCGTCGCCGGGGCGTTCGGCGCCGCGGTGACCGCGGCGAAGCTGTGGGGGCTGGACGCCGCCGGGATCACGGCGGCCCAGGGCATCGTCGGGTCCATGTCGGCGGGCCTGCTCGAGTTCCTCGAGGACGGCTCGTGGACCAAGCGCCTGCACCCGGGCTGGGCGGCGAGCTCCGGGATGACGGCGGCGGCGTTCGCCGAGCAGGACTGGCGGGGTCCGGCCGCCGTCTACGAGGGCCGGTTCGGGCTCTACGCGACCCACCTGCAGCGGCGCGACTCCGACCCGTCGGCGGTGGCCGACGGGCTGGGCGAGCGGTGGGAGCTGATGCGCACCGCGGTGAAGCCGTATCCGATCTGCCACTTCATCCACGCCTTCGCCGACGCGACGCTCGCACTGCGCGCCGAGCACGGGGTGCGGGCCGAGGAGGTGCGGTCGATCCGGTGCGCGATCCACCCGGTGCCCGGGAAGGTGGTCTGCGAGCCGCCGGCCAACAAGTGGGCGCCCCGCGACGAGTACGACGCGAAGTTCTCGCTGCCCTACGTCGTCGCCACCGTCCTGCGGCGCGGTCGCTTCGGGCTGGCGGAGCTCGACGACGACGCCCTGGCCGACCCGGCGACCCTCGAGCTGACCCGGAAGGTCGAGGTCGTCGAGGACCACGAGGGCGCCTTCCCGCGGGCCTACTCCGGCCACGTCGAGCTCGAGCTGCACGACGGGCGCCGGCTCACCCGCCGCGAGCAGGTCAACCGCGGCCACGACGAGCGTCCGCTGTCCAACGCCGACATCGAGGCGAAGTTCGACGGGACGATCGGGACGGCCGCCGACCCCGCCACCGCCGAACGCGTCCGGGCCGCCGTGCTCGGTCTCGGCGACGACACCCCGGCGATCGACTTCGCCGAGGCCTGCCGTGGGTGACGTCCGCGTCGGCGTCTTCCTCACCCACCAACGTCGTCCGGAGCAGGACCCGCGGGCGACGCTCGAGGACCAGCTGACCCTCGTGCGGACCGCCCGCGACGAGGGCCTCGACTCGGTGTTCGCCGGGCAGCACCACCTGGCGGCGTCGTTCGCGCACATCCAGCCGTTGCCGTGGCTCGCGCGGGTGGCGGCGGAGGCGGGCGAGATGACGGTCGGCACCGGCATCCACCTGCTCGCGCTGCACCACCCGGTGGACACCGCCGAGGCCTACGCGAGCCTCGACGTCGTGACCGGCGGGCGCTCTGTGTTCGGGGTCGGCCTCGGCTACCGGTCCGAGGAGTACGCCGCGTTCGGGGTCCCGCCGGAGGAGAAGGTCCGCCGGTTCACCGAGAACCTCGCGATCGTCCGGGCCCTGTGGCGCGGCGAGGTGGTGACCCGCGACCTGCCGTGGACCCGGCTCGACGCCGCGCAGG contains:
- a CDS encoding FCD domain-containing protein — protein: MPPTRPSSSPRAAAAADGGTSGPAAPARLRVQRVRPAYRQVADELRAQIVGGSLDAGQRLPNEADLGRAFGVSRSTVREALRVLASQHLIETTRGVQGGSFVAAPDPAQVVEDVGGALGVLVMTPQLRLHDLLEARLLLEPSAARLAAQRADADTVEAIRTAAGAPRDRRDPSGFVGHLDFHTTVLMATGNLMITMMGQPVNDVLRTRLRRVGVEAAEWDRVDEWHRDIADHIAAGDAAAAEEAMRDHLVALRSLYERDGLWTDEDAHR
- a CDS encoding MFS transporter, which produces MTATDPPDIRSTGPRTGPGSDLAARIDRLPVVTRTHRRWVVVLGALFVFDLVDLNAFAYAAPALRAEWGLSIGTVGLVTSAGFVGMFVGAIVGGRLSDRFGRRPVLIGSVFFYSTFSLLSAAAWDAASLGVLRVLTGFGLQAMTGVLLVYVSEMFPRALRGRYQAILLAVGLAGVPIAAWLARLVVPLGPDTWRWIFVFGALGAVFGLVALRVLPESARWQAAHGRTTPATAALIARMEDEARAATGRELPTPTAVPPVPAATVGDLLRGARRRVVVAAAACVFLILSFYGFTAWVPTLLVERGYTTAQSLTFASILAIAAVPGALLAFPVIDRVERKTLVFGLQCVVAVLLLVFGLVTDPVWIVVSGFAASMLMQTGVAVLYTYIAEVFPLELRGLGSGIANGSGRLAGVVGGVLVAAIYTGAGTVAVYVYLAVAALLMGLVLLLFGERTSNRTLEDISAEALARQTSDL
- a CDS encoding MaoC family dehydratase; translated protein: MTVKDGWRGRFLEDFEVGDVYQHPLGRTINETDNTWFTLLTMNTNQAHFNAQVGESSEFGRMLVASPLTIAIAMGQSVTDTTQNAFANLGLDDLTLTAPVFVGDTIWSESIVLGKRESKSRPHAGIVTIRTRTLNQDAVEVLSFKRTFYVHRRDSSGSASLFPQAATPLTLEGTS
- a CDS encoding CoA transferase, yielding MRPLEDVRIVSLEQYGAGPFGSMHLADLGAEIIKIEDPGSGGDVGRYVPPYAGGEDSLFFESFNKNKSSMLLDIRTDAGREVFHDLVSSADAVYSNLRGDVPAKLGIRYEDLKHVNPRIVCCSLTGFGMTGPRADEPGYDYVLQALAGWMSVTGEPGGAPQKTGLSLVDYSGGFVAAIGLLAGIHAARRDGVGTDCDLSLYDTAVSLLTYPATWHMTEGFTPARTHHSAHPSLVPFQAFEAADGWLVVGCAKEKFWVRLTEVMGRPELAGDPRFATFADRDRHRDVLVPLLEDAFRERTVAEWLAPLHAARIPSAPIQEVAGALDDPHTLARALVVETEHPRFGTVRSLRSPVRVGPPGADVVPARGAPPMGRDTDAVLAGLGYDDERIAALRAAAAFGPPPDPATAAKPLAEAATAHPVPEAPSAPTR
- a CDS encoding acyl-CoA dehydrogenase family protein, encoding MDFTLSDEQRLYRETLRDFVDREIVPVARDWEHSGRYPTEIVESMRKLGLFGLSIPEEYGGIAADTVSFALTFEEIARGWMGIAGILGSHSVSSWMIARHGTPEQRDAYLPELATGERRTGIALTEPGAGTDLQGISTTARRDGDDYVITGTKTWITNARHADPLPVLVKTDPRAQPAHQGMSILLVPADAEGFTVSKDIGKLGYKGTESCEVVLDEVRVPSSQLLGGVEGKGLQQALSSLETGRINIAARSVGIAQRAYDEALAYARDRTAFKQPIGDFQAVQLRLAEIAVQLQAARLMTYWAASRMDDGVRMDTESGMAKVFASETALQCATDAMRIHGGYGYSTEFEIERLYRDAPLMSIGEGTNDVLRTGIAKSLLAGKATVG
- a CDS encoding amidase codes for the protein MSFPTSDALRDQAARLGFTLDDDLAEAMHTAVTGAEPAIAALRDRPRALDLDADPADGDRWVRRDRTAPAVGNLPDDEEGIGGLLAAYAAGERTPEDEVARSLADLRATHEALNCTIRFLDDRATAAAAESARRWRDGTARPLEGVPFGVKDVIDVAGVPTTAGSWCHGDTPAAASAEVVRRLEAAGAIPVSKDATTEFAVGGPHPPRFGPTRNPWNRDRWAGGSSTGSAAAVAAGAVPFALGTDVGGSVRLPSAWTGLTGLKPTAGAISRVGVVPLSWTAETVGPIARSAADVARVFDVLAGTDDRDPRSWRPEPPIGVLDRSVGNAPTDVRGLRIAVPGGALTELCDAEVRAGVDALVAELVDAGAEVVPAEIPGAAAALAIGYLLVFTEAATLHRVDRDRWGDYDPVVVRRISQGITTPAQDYLRAQQFRVELQRELDAVFAVADLVVVPTCPSTAPRLDGTVVVDGVEYPLYAAQSRSTMLGNLTGVPGLAVPTGVAADGCPISAQLIARPHAEATALRAAHVFQSRTGHHRRRPVDVTRKTSSR
- the rutA gene encoding pyrimidine utilization protein A, producing MDFGVFIPIGNNGWLISENAPQYKPSFDLNRRVVQEAEAQGFAFALSMIKLRGFGGKTEFWDHNLESFTLMAGLAAVTERIKLYASTAVLTLPPALVARMASTIDSIAPGRFGVNIVSGWAKGEYEQMGLWPGDDYFGYRYDYSTEYVKVLRDLWETGRCDLDGQYFQMKDCVLSPRPTGKVDIVCAGQSDRGMQFCAEYGDYNFILAPGVNDPQVYREPTERLAKAASASGRDVRSLPLFMAIMAETDEEARAKWDSYQAGADLAALGYMSDEGSNDTTADESGTARTINLPEGAVNFNMATLVGSYETVARQIDQVAEMPGVEGMMFTFDDFEQGVHDFGTKVKPLLG
- a CDS encoding MmgE/PrpD family protein; protein product: MTIDSPPRTSLAAAVGDFAAGLRPGDVPDEVLERARYLVLDAVGLAFASTVYDFPTKARDALGRLGAGEHPVLGMPDRLAPRDAATLNGVLVHGMDFDDTHIPAVTHVSAAALPAAISAATTAGATTRDLLLAYVLGVEVSARVGLGGAGGFHDVGFHPTAVAGAFGAAVTAAKLWGLDAAGITAAQGIVGSMSAGLLEFLEDGSWTKRLHPGWAASSGMTAAAFAEQDWRGPAAVYEGRFGLYATHLQRRDSDPSAVADGLGERWELMRTAVKPYPICHFIHAFADATLALRAEHGVRAEEVRSIRCAIHPVPGKVVCEPPANKWAPRDEYDAKFSLPYVVATVLRRGRFGLAELDDDALADPATLELTRKVEVVEDHEGAFPRAYSGHVELELHDGRRLTRREQVNRGHDERPLSNADIEAKFDGTIGTAADPATAERVRAAVLGLGDDTPAIDFAEACRG